A region from the Nesterenkonia lacusekhoensis genome encodes:
- a CDS encoding prepilin peptidase: MIPLLGDLLTGGGAAELTAAVLLLLGGAVFLICALVLALIDLREHRLPNRIIYPWALFTLALLPLLGLLLGDGSAVLRAVAAGLTWALVFLGIRLVHPPSLGMGDVKLVLVLGVYAGFLGWSAVGAAVVLSCLSGGLVSAVLLVTRRASRHTAIPFGPFLLLGTGLALLLS; the protein is encoded by the coding sequence GTGATCCCTCTCCTCGGCGACCTGCTCACCGGAGGCGGCGCCGCGGAGCTCACAGCCGCGGTGCTGCTTCTGCTCGGTGGTGCGGTATTTCTGATCTGTGCACTTGTGCTGGCGCTCATCGATCTGCGCGAGCACCGGCTGCCCAACCGCATCATCTACCCCTGGGCGCTGTTCACGCTGGCACTTCTGCCGCTGCTGGGCCTGCTCCTCGGGGACGGTTCAGCAGTGCTGCGTGCTGTCGCCGCCGGGCTGACCTGGGCGCTGGTCTTTCTGGGGATCCGGCTGGTGCACCCGCCGTCGTTGGGCATGGGGGATGTGAAGCTCGTGTTGGTCTTGGGCGTCTACGCCGGGTTTCTCGGCTGGTCCGCTGTGGGCGCGGCCGTTGTGCTCTCCTGTCTGAGCGGAGGGTTGGTCTCGGCCGTCCTGCTGGTCACCCGGCGGGCCTCTCGGCATACAGCCATCCCGTTCGGCCCGTTCCTGCTGCTCGGAACCGGCTTGGCGCTGCTGCTGAGCTGA
- a CDS encoding NUDIX hydrolase, translating into MATPEFITDLRQHIGTRELWIPAVRGVTLRRDPEPEVLLVRRSDNGAWTVTSGILDPGEDPAVGAVREIEEETSVIARPVRVAGVFATHLVQYGNGDRCRYLDTVMEMEHVSGEPRVNDDESVDTGWFSVDALPEPMNEDQKMVIAWALDSGAPAQFFTASSADAL; encoded by the coding sequence GTGGCTACCCCTGAATTCATCACGGACCTGCGCCAACACATCGGCACTCGCGAGCTGTGGATCCCCGCCGTGCGCGGAGTGACGCTGCGCAGAGATCCTGAGCCCGAAGTCCTGCTGGTCCGCCGCAGCGACAACGGAGCCTGGACCGTCACCTCAGGGATCCTGGACCCGGGCGAGGACCCTGCCGTCGGTGCGGTCCGCGAGATCGAGGAGGAGACCTCAGTGATCGCCCGCCCGGTCCGGGTGGCCGGCGTCTTCGCCACTCACCTGGTCCAGTACGGCAACGGCGACCGTTGCCGGTACCTGGACACGGTCATGGAGATGGAGCACGTCTCCGGAGAGCCTCGGGTCAATGACGACGAATCGGTGGACACGGGCTGGTTCTCCGTGGACGCCCTGCCCGAGCCCATGAACGAGGATCAGAAGATGGTCATCGCCTGGGCCCTCGACAGCGGCGCCCCGGCCCAGTTCTTCACCGCTTCTTCAGCGGACGCACTGTGA
- a CDS encoding thioesterase family protein — MSYFTALHDAGQHTQPAHYRATEHTEGAWNPQEQHVAPVFGLMVHVLQQWGEQRWRDQQSGQQPAGRRSSPPRPVRMSFDILGTLPVGEVSCEVHPLREGRTVELVEVVLSSGGRAAVRMRAWFLAEFNTEALAGSSFERLEPPESMEPWDATALWPGGFIASLEGRRRELGEGRGQVWIRSEHEVVEGEEVGELASFCSLLDTANGVAVRADPTEVAFPNLDLTVSFFRMPQGPWVGMDTTASIGATGLGLTHTVLHDADGPVGAMTQSLTVRPLKKR, encoded by the coding sequence ATGAGCTACTTCACTGCCCTGCACGACGCCGGCCAGCACACTCAGCCGGCGCACTACCGCGCCACCGAGCACACCGAAGGTGCCTGGAATCCTCAGGAGCAACATGTGGCTCCGGTGTTCGGGCTCATGGTCCACGTGCTCCAGCAGTGGGGAGAGCAGCGGTGGCGCGATCAGCAGTCAGGCCAGCAGCCGGCAGGTCGGCGGAGCTCCCCGCCGAGGCCGGTGCGGATGTCCTTCGACATCCTGGGGACCCTTCCCGTCGGGGAGGTCAGCTGTGAGGTCCATCCGCTGCGCGAGGGACGCACCGTGGAACTGGTCGAGGTCGTGCTCTCCTCAGGTGGCCGGGCCGCAGTGCGCATGCGCGCCTGGTTCCTGGCGGAGTTCAACACTGAGGCTCTCGCGGGCAGCAGCTTCGAGCGGCTGGAGCCACCGGAGTCCATGGAGCCCTGGGACGCCACCGCGCTGTGGCCTGGGGGTTTCATCGCCTCCCTGGAGGGCCGGCGTCGGGAGCTCGGTGAGGGGCGGGGTCAGGTGTGGATCCGTTCCGAGCATGAGGTGGTCGAGGGTGAGGAGGTCGGCGAGCTCGCCTCGTTCTGCTCCCTGCTGGACACCGCGAACGGGGTGGCCGTCCGGGCCGACCCCACCGAAGTCGCCTTCCCCAACCTGGACCTGACCGTGAGCTTCTTCCGCATGCCGCAGGGCCCCTGGGTGGGCATGGACACCACGGCCAGCATCGGCGCCACCGGCCTGGGACTGACCCACACGGTCCTGCACGACGCCGATGGCCCGGTGGGTGCGATGACTCAGAGCCTCACAGTGCGTCCGCTGAAGAAGCGGTGA
- a CDS encoding AMP-binding enzyme, translating into MIISGGENISSIELEKALYSHPEVQDVAVVGISHDKWGERPLAYVVQVPESTVDEDQLRQHCAEHVAKFKVPDRIEFVAELPRTATGKVRKHTLRADQS; encoded by the coding sequence ATCATCATCTCCGGAGGAGAGAACATCTCATCGATCGAGCTGGAGAAGGCACTCTACTCACACCCTGAGGTGCAGGACGTAGCCGTCGTCGGCATCTCCCACGACAAGTGGGGAGAACGGCCTCTTGCCTATGTTGTTCAAGTGCCTGAATCCACAGTCGACGAGGATCAGCTGCGCCAGCACTGCGCCGAACATGTTGCCAAGTTCAAAGTCCCTGACCGAATCGAGTTCGTTGCCGAGCTTCCGCGCACAGCGACCGGAAAAGTCCGCAAGCACACTCTGAGAGCAGATCAGAGCTGA
- a CDS encoding TetR/AcrR family transcriptional regulator, which translates to MSRSPDVINQLIRTLDERGWSATTVDELAKEAGISRATFFRVYGSKEDLVFADHEEMIERLHAFLERTDHDIASAMREGLTLVFRYHLEDEARTLARHRLLKQSTQLRNRELLTSHTYERIFRRWLRRRLGSGPAAEAVAVSLSGAAVALHNAYLRTWLAEPSPEVLGEVTAEAKKLIHVMLSGYEVEGSSRSWAGTRGPHAVVALVGESADTEEICEAVRSALNHSRSV; encoded by the coding sequence ATGAGCAGATCGCCGGACGTGATCAACCAGCTCATCCGCACCTTGGATGAGCGGGGGTGGAGCGCCACCACCGTGGATGAGTTGGCGAAGGAAGCAGGTATCAGTCGTGCCACGTTCTTCCGTGTCTATGGGTCCAAGGAAGATCTGGTCTTCGCAGATCATGAGGAGATGATCGAGCGTCTCCACGCCTTTCTGGAACGGACTGATCATGACATCGCGTCAGCAATGCGTGAGGGCCTCACACTGGTGTTTCGGTATCACCTGGAGGACGAAGCACGAACCCTGGCAAGGCATCGCCTCTTGAAGCAGTCGACTCAGCTGCGCAATCGTGAGCTGCTCACATCACACACCTATGAGCGCATCTTTCGGCGCTGGCTGCGACGGCGCCTAGGCTCAGGCCCAGCTGCTGAAGCGGTGGCCGTCTCGCTCTCAGGTGCGGCGGTCGCGCTGCACAATGCATATCTGCGCACGTGGTTGGCCGAGCCTTCACCGGAGGTCTTGGGCGAAGTCACGGCAGAGGCGAAGAAGCTCATCCATGTCATGCTCTCGGGATATGAGGTTGAAGGCAGTTCGCGCTCTTGGGCGGGCACGAGAGGGCCGCATGCCGTCGTGGCACTGGTGGGCGAATCCGCGGACACCGAGGAGATCTGCGAGGCAGTGCGCAGCGCCCTCAACCATTCCCGAAGTGTGTAG